The nucleotide sequence TTCAATTCATGGGACGCATTCGAGACAAATTGTTCCTGCTTGGTATAGTTTTCTTCAAGAAGTGCCATCATTTCATTGAACGTCCGGCCCATCTGCCCGATTTCATCGTTCGTTTCCTCGGTGATTTGCAGCTTCTCGAATTGGCCATTCCGCTGAATGCGCGTCATTGTATTGGTAAGATCGGTAATGGGCTTCGTAATGAGCCGCCCGAGAACGATGCTTGAAACCACTACCGGTATCATGGCAAGCAAAGTTACCGTGATCAAGACAAGGCGCAGCGTTTGAAGATTGCCGCTGACTTCTCTCGTCGACTGGGCAATCGTCAAATTTGCCACTTCACCGTCCGTCCAAATGATGGGTGTTGTCACATAAGCGAATAGCTCATCTTCTGCTTGAATGGTTCCGGAAGCTTCCGGCAAGTCTGCAGGAAGTTCGGTTGGAACCGCTGGATCTTGAATCGTCCGGATCAGTTCCTTGCCACCACGGGTAACTTGAATCGAACCGTTTACCGGCACATATCCCCGAAGTACATTCTGGGGATCTGCCGGATTCTCATTCAGCTTTGCAACCACTAGATTGGCCTCGGTGTGCAACTGGTCCACTTCCGTTGAATACGTTAACCGGCTGAACGAAAAGTAAATGACGATCATGAGCACCAGCAAAATGACCAGCATCAGCAAAGTGGTCCAAATATGGATTTTATTTTTTAGCTTCATGGACATGCTCCTTCAGGACATAACCTACGCCCCGAACCGTCTGGATATAAGTGGAGGGCTCACCTGCATCGATTTTTTTCCGCAAATAGCGGATGTAGACATCGATGACATTGGTATCCCCGTAATAGTCGTAGCCCCAAACAGCATTCAACACTTGTTCGCGGCTCAACACTTGCTGCGGATGCTGCATCAAATACAGCAGCAAATCAAATTCGCGCGGCGTCAGTTCAACCGAGCGTCCGCTGCGGGTGACCTCACGCGTCGTTTCGTTCAATTCCAGCTGTTCAAAGCGGCAAACTTCGGAATTCCCGCTCCCTGTCGACTGCCGCAGGCATGCACGGATGCGGGCAAGCAGCTCTTCAATTTCAAATGGTTTTGTTACGTAATCATTAGCGCCCAAATCAAGGCCCGCCACTTTGTCTTTCACATCGTTTTTCGCTGTCAGCAAAATAACCGGAATGGCTGGATTTGAAGTACGAATGCGTTTTAGCACATCCAACCCATGGATTTCAGGCAGCATCAAATCAAGCAAGATCAAATCCCATTCGTTTTCGCGGAATTGAATCAGCCCTTCCGAACCTGTATGAGCCACTCCTGTTTGATAGCCTTCATATGTAAGTTCCAGTTCCAACACGCGTGCTATGCTTTTTTCATCTTCCACTATCAGAATACGCTCTGTCATATCCGTCACCTCTTACTGTTTATTCTAGCAAACCTAAAGAAAAAAGCGACCCGGAGGCCGCTTATTTCAATAAGGTCCTAACCATATTCACTTTGTTTCCATAAGGCGGAAACAGGACATTGGTCGACAGTTTGGTCGATTTTTTCAAGATGGATTTTGCATGTGTGAAAGTTTCAAAACTCGCTTTTCCGTGGTAGGAATTAACGCCCGAAGTACCTACTCCGCCAAAAGGCAGGTAGACGCTGCCGACATGGGACACCGTATCGTTGATGCAGCCGCCGCCAAATGGCAATTCTTCCAGGAAGAAATTAATTGCCCGCTCATTTTCAGAGAACATATAAGCGGAAAGCGGCTTTGGCAATTTGCGGATTTGGCGCAGCAGTGCAGGCAGGTCATTGTATGTGATGACCGGCAAAATCGGCCCGAATAATTCCTCTTCCATCGACGGGCTGTCCCAGTTGATATTGTCGAGTACAACCGGTTCAATATAACGCTCATTGCGGTCCATCCCGCCGCCAGCCACAATATTTGCCGCTTCTTTTTTGATGATCTCAGCGAGCCGGTCGAAATGCTGAACGGAAACAATTCGTCCGTAGTCCGGACTTTTCAGTGCGTCTTTTCCGTAGAAACTCCGGATAGTCTTGATCAACTTTTTCATGAACTCTTCTTTAACCGATTCATGGACGCAGACATAATCCGGCGCCACACAGGTCTGGCCGGTATTCATCAATTTGCCCCAAGCAATGCGTTTTACCGCCAAGTCAAGATTAGCCGTCTGGTCGACGATAGCCGGGCTTTTCCCGCCAAGTTCCAGCGTGATCGGCGTCAGGCGTTCCGACGCAGCCTTCATGATCACTTTTCCGACATTGACGCTGCCAGTGAAGAAAATATAATCAAAAGATGCATGGATAAGTGCCGTCACTTCTTCCCGCTCGCCTTCAACCACTCGAATATAGTAGGAAGGGAATGCTTCTTCAATGATGGTGCGCGTCACTTTCGTTACGTTCGGCGTAGTTTCGGACGGTTTGACCACTGCACAGTTCCCTCCGACAATTGCCCCGATCAACGGTTCCATGATCAATTGGAACGGATAGTTGAATGGCCCGATGATGAGCACAGAGCCGTACGGTTCCCGAATGACAAAACTTTTGGCAGGCTGCAAATGAAGCGGCGTCTTTACTTGTTCCGGCTCCATCCAGTTGTCCAAATGCTTCGACATATAGCCGATGCTGTCCAGGATAAATCCCACTTCGGTCGCATAAGCTTCAAACTCGCTTTTTCCTAAATCCAATTTCAAGGCGTGAAGAATTTCATTTTCGTGAGCTTTTATGGCTTGCTTCAGCCGCTCGAGCTGCGCTTTCCGGAAACTGACGCTTTTAGTGGCGCCTGTGTAAAAGAAATCACGCTGTTCGTTAATCATTTGTTCGACCGTCAATGCAGTAACTTCCATCTATAAAGCCCCCTTCTTAGTGAAAACATCTTAGCATGATTTTTTTAAAACTTCACTTCATTTACTTTTCTGCAAGCAATTGGTCAATATAACGCTGCACAACGAGGCCTTCTTCAAAAGGCACCAGAAAAGTGGATTGTTCACGCATCGACTGGAACAGTGAAGGAACTTCCAGAAAATCTGTAATTTGTTTGCGATCTTCGTATTTTCTTTCTTCGTATAGATCCGACCAGTTTTCCAATGTCAAAACGCCTTCTTCGCCGTAGACTTTAAATTGCAGCAATTCTTTTTGCCCGATGCCGCTAAGCCCGGTGATCAAAAATGGAATGCTGCCGGCCGTTACCCCATGCGCCACGATTCCTGTCTCGCAAAGGTCAGCTTGTTCGGGGTAGGTGATGTAATGGGACAAAATTGTCAGTTCTCCGAATACCCGGTTAAAGAGCTGGAGGTAATGAGGAAACACTTCCCTTACAAAGCCGCCTTGGCTTCTTGATGCAATCCACGGATTTTGCTGCCATGCGCGTGGCCAATCCGGGAAAAAGGTCTGCAGCTCAATGCGCACCACTTTTCCGATATTGCCGTTCCGGATGCGCTTAACCATATCGTGTACAGC is from Planococcus liqunii and encodes:
- a CDS encoding sensor histidine kinase: MKLKNKIHIWTTLLMLVILLVLMIVIYFSFSRLTYSTEVDQLHTEANLVVAKLNENPADPQNVLRGYVPVNGSIQVTRGGKELIRTIQDPAVPTELPADLPEASGTIQAEDELFAYVTTPIIWTDGEVANLTIAQSTREVSGNLQTLRLVLITVTLLAMIPVVVSSIVLGRLITKPITDLTNTMTRIQRNGQFEKLQITEETNDEIGQMGRTFNEMMALLEENYTKQEQFVSNASHELKTPLTVIGSYAKLLQRRGMQDEKIADEGLTAIRTETDRMKALIEQLLHIARQSEAQLELTNVNVTKVLEQTTAALGTSYNREFQLTASSPELYVTTDLAKLKQLLYILLDNARKYSSDRIEVIAKNERDPIIQIRDYGIGIPKESLPFIFERFYRVDKARSRDTGGSGLGLSLAKQLADSLGAKLEIESIEQMGTTVSIIFSSDFNVGAVQSSQEGSG
- a CDS encoding response regulator transcription factor; the protein is MTERILIVEDEKSIARVLELELTYEGYQTGVAHTGSEGLIQFRENEWDLILLDLMLPEIHGLDVLKRIRTSNPAIPVILLTAKNDVKDKVAGLDLGANDYVTKPFEIEELLARIRACLRQSTGSGNSEVCRFEQLELNETTREVTRSGRSVELTPREFDLLLYLMQHPQQVLSREQVLNAVWGYDYYGDTNVIDVYIRYLRKKIDAGEPSTYIQTVRGVGYVLKEHVHEAKK
- a CDS encoding aldehyde dehydrogenase, whose amino-acid sequence is MEVTALTVEQMINEQRDFFYTGATKSVSFRKAQLERLKQAIKAHENEILHALKLDLGKSEFEAYATEVGFILDSIGYMSKHLDNWMEPEQVKTPLHLQPAKSFVIREPYGSVLIIGPFNYPFQLIMEPLIGAIVGGNCAVVKPSETTPNVTKVTRTIIEEAFPSYYIRVVEGEREEVTALIHASFDYIFFTGSVNVGKVIMKAASERLTPITLELGGKSPAIVDQTANLDLAVKRIAWGKLMNTGQTCVAPDYVCVHESVKEEFMKKLIKTIRSFYGKDALKSPDYGRIVSVQHFDRLAEIIKKEAANIVAGGGMDRNERYIEPVVLDNINWDSPSMEEELFGPILPVITYNDLPALLRQIRKLPKPLSAYMFSENERAINFFLEELPFGGGCINDTVSHVGSVYLPFGGVGTSGVNSYHGKASFETFTHAKSILKKSTKLSTNVLFPPYGNKVNMVRTLLK
- a CDS encoding Gfo/Idh/MocA family protein yields the protein MISIGIIGAGIVGERIIKQIQQEGRVQIKGVYDEQQERLQFLHDTYGVPICESFESILHSNIDWLYIGTPPASHAEIAKRAAGAGIHVLSEKPLAHNAEDGEEMVEAAKKNRIRTAMHFPLMYKPAVHDMVKRIRNGNIGKVVRIELQTFFPDWPRAWQQNPWIASRSQGGFVREVFPHYLQLFNRVFGELTILSHYITYPEQADLCETGIVAHGVTAGSIPFLITGLSGIGQKELLQFKVYGEEGVLTLENWSDLYEERKYEDRKQITDFLEVPSLFQSMREQSTFLVPFEEGLVVQRYIDQLLAEK